One Brassica napus cultivar Da-Ae chromosome A1, Da-Ae, whole genome shotgun sequence genomic region harbors:
- the LOC106394942 gene encoding increased DNA methylation 2 isoform X1, with protein MSGTVRELVFAEKSEEEKVLISLDIEDDKLFLLHFIIGNYFGPDLHDDDGNKRKQSAFQIQASSNLPTKEELSASLMKRAELERVYYYVLRNADPSLVFNRKVLSRYFNEKRNASNVDFPLFRDLYPLKLHPESRIRNQYKLIKSIVFINDPDTSCMREDCVDRFKLLTGLQSFTLSLNIDVTEVDDEPLETLGNHDESEPTLEVNGVIIADAQAEQMMGLMDIGECADAYLFRVSLPGVKRDERHFSCEVEDNGRVLVRGVTTTGEKQVHRYSQVFKMKTHNLCPPGHFSVSFHLPGPVHPQEFTGSFGTDGIFEGTVMKKLQNQTV; from the exons ATGAGTGGTACAGTCCGTGAACTCGTCTTCGCTGAGAagtcagaagaagaaaaagtgtTGATTTCGCTGGACATTGAAGACGACAAGTTATTTCTCTTACATTTCATCATAGGAAATTACTTCGGACCAGATTTACATGACGATGATGGGAACAAGAGAAAGCAATCAGCATTTCAGATTCAAGCGTCCTCGAATCTCCCAACAAAAGAGGAGCTAAGTGCTTCACTAATGAAACGAGCTGAGCTAGAACGTGTGTATTACTACGTTCTCCGCAACGCAGATCCATCGTTAGTCTTTAATCGGAAAGTCCTAAGCCGATACTTTAACGAAAAACGCAACGCTTCTAATGTGGATTTCCCTCTTTTCAGAGATCTCTATCCCTTAAAACTGCATCCTGAATCGCGTATTAGGAATCAGTATAAGCTTATCAAGAGCATTGTGTTCATCAACGATCCAGATACTTCTTGTATGAGAGAAGACTGTGTTGACCGGTTTAAGCTGCTCACGGGATTGCAGAGCTTTACTTTGAGCCTTAACATTGATGTAACTGAGGTTGATGATGAGCCCTTGGAAACGTTGGGTAACCATGATGAATCAGAACCGACGCTTGAAGTAAATGGGGTAATAATAGCTGATGCTCAGGCTGAACAGATGATGGGACTAATGGATATCGGTGAATGTGCTGACGCTTATCTCTTCCGTGTATCGCTTCCTGGTGTGAAAAGAGATGAAA GGCATTTTAGCTGTGAAGTAGAAGACAATGGAAGAGTACTAGTTAGAGGAGTTACTACAACAGGAGAGAAGCAAGTTCATCGTTATTCTCAGGTGTTTAAGATGAAGACGCATAACCTTTGCCCACCCGGTCACTTTTCTGTCTCATTTCACCTCCCTGGTCCTGTCCATCCGCAGGAGTTTACCGGCAGCTTTGGAACAGATGGGATATTTGAAGGGACTGTAATGAAGAAGTTGCAGAACCAAACTGTGTAA
- the LOC106394942 gene encoding increased DNA methylation 2 isoform X2 — protein sequence MSGTVRELVFAEKSEEEKVLISLDIEDDKLFLLHFIIGNYFGPDLHDDDGNKRKQSAFQIQASSNLPTKEELSASLMKRAELERVYYYVLRNADPSDLYPLKLHPESRIRNQYKLIKSIVFINDPDTSCMREDCVDRFKLLTGLQSFTLSLNIDVTEVDDEPLETLGNHDESEPTLEVNGVIIADAQAEQMMGLMDIGECADAYLFRVSLPGVKRDERHFSCEVEDNGRVLVRGVTTTGEKQVHRYSQVFKMKTHNLCPPGHFSVSFHLPGPVHPQEFTGSFGTDGIFEGTVMKKLQNQTV from the exons ATGAGTGGTACAGTCCGTGAACTCGTCTTCGCTGAGAagtcagaagaagaaaaagtgtTGATTTCGCTGGACATTGAAGACGACAAGTTATTTCTCTTACATTTCATCATAGGAAATTACTTCGGACCAGATTTACATGACGATGATGGGAACAAGAGAAAGCAATCAGCATTTCAGATTCAAGCGTCCTCGAATCTCCCAACAAAAGAGGAGCTAAGTGCTTCACTAATGAAACGAGCTGAGCTAGAACGTGTGTATTACTACGTTCTCCGCAACGCAGATCCATC AGATCTCTATCCCTTAAAACTGCATCCTGAATCGCGTATTAGGAATCAGTATAAGCTTATCAAGAGCATTGTGTTCATCAACGATCCAGATACTTCTTGTATGAGAGAAGACTGTGTTGACCGGTTTAAGCTGCTCACGGGATTGCAGAGCTTTACTTTGAGCCTTAACATTGATGTAACTGAGGTTGATGATGAGCCCTTGGAAACGTTGGGTAACCATGATGAATCAGAACCGACGCTTGAAGTAAATGGGGTAATAATAGCTGATGCTCAGGCTGAACAGATGATGGGACTAATGGATATCGGTGAATGTGCTGACGCTTATCTCTTCCGTGTATCGCTTCCTGGTGTGAAAAGAGATGAAA GGCATTTTAGCTGTGAAGTAGAAGACAATGGAAGAGTACTAGTTAGAGGAGTTACTACAACAGGAGAGAAGCAAGTTCATCGTTATTCTCAGGTGTTTAAGATGAAGACGCATAACCTTTGCCCACCCGGTCACTTTTCTGTCTCATTTCACCTCCCTGGTCCTGTCCATCCGCAGGAGTTTACCGGCAGCTTTGGAACAGATGGGATATTTGAAGGGACTGTAATGAAGAAGTTGCAGAACCAAACTGTGTAA
- the LOC111212039 gene encoding uncharacterized protein LOC111212039, translating into MDPSEGVYQHIDSTKEIWKALQDMTLGSDRDRWSIHEHAREVFQKDHRTCLVAMGLNPYHQNPAGLKVALPRAWQLTGKVESQINNNGTVNFYFESEHHILMVMEKAPYTYRGWLVALDIWSNQSKPDFLRTIPFKVKILNLPNMYRRPEIVWSIGSKLGHVKEVLIIEPTVNRAAEVSVKIDFNVDHPIILTKKVEIFTNTPPADLSFRYTGLQKFCIIWGV; encoded by the coding sequence ATGGATCCGAGTGAAGGAGTGTACCAGCATATCGATTCTACAAAAGAGATCTGGAAAGCACTCCAAGATATGACTTTGGGATCTGACAGGGATCGGTGGTCCATCCATGAACATGCTCGAGAAGTCTTCCAAAAGGATCATCGAACCTGTCTGGTGGCTATGGGGCTTAATCCATATCATCAGAATCCTGCAGGGCTTAAGGTTGCTCTACCTAGAGCTTGGCAGCTAACGGGAAAGGTTGAGAGCCAGATCAACAATAACGGAACGGTGAATTTCTACTTCGAAAGCGAGCACCATATATTGATGGTTATGGAGAAGGCACCATATACTTATCGTGGTTGGTTAGTCGCTTTGGATATATGGAGTAATCAAAGCAAGCCCGACTTCCTACGCACTATACCTTTCAAGGTTAAGATACTTAATCTTCCTAATATGTATCGAAGGCCAGAGATAGTTTGGAGCATAGGATCCAAGTTGGGACATGTCAAAGAAGTATTGATCATAGAACCAACCGTGAATAGAGCGGCAGAAGTTTCAGTGAAGATTGATTTTAATGTTGATCACCCGATCATTTTAACGAAGAAAGTTGAAATCTTCACCAATACTCCACCTGCTGATCTGAGCTTTAGATACACCGGTCTCCAGAAGTTCTGCATCATTTGGGGAGTCTGA